The Bacillus sp. Y1 genome includes the window GTGTAGAAGCTGGTGCAAATGTTCTTGTGGCTGGATCGGCTATATATAACGAAAGAGATAGGAAAAAAGCGATAGAAAAGATTAGAGGATAAGAATGTTGGCTAGCTTTTTAGAAGCTAGCCTTTCCTTATTACAAGGAGGATCCAAAATGGAGATCAATATTTTAGCAGGTGGTCCATTAGAACTTATCCCTTCTCTTCACTCATATAGTGGAGAATGGATTGGTGTGGATCGTGGAGTACTAACACTAATAAAAGAAGGAATCTTTGTTGAAAAAGCCTTTGGCGATTTTGATTCTGTGGAGGAAGAAGAGCTAGCGTTTATAAAGAAACATGTTGGAGAATTACTTACGTTTCCACCAGAAAAAGATGAAACGGATATGGAAATTGCGATTTCATGGGCGATCAAACAAGCTCCGGAAAAAGTTCGTATCTTTGGTGCTACGGGTGGGAGGCTAGATCATTTCTTTGCAAATATACAGCTGCTTTTCAAACCAACGGCTTTACATGAAACAGTTCCAATTGAAATCATTGATTGTCAAAATATCATTTCATTAATACAAGCAGGCACACATACAATAGAAAGAAATGATGAGTACGCATATATTTCTTTTATACCTTTTCATGGCGAGGTAGAGGGCTTAACACTTGTGGGTTTTAAGTATCCATTAACACTTCGTCATATTCCGATTCACTCCACACTATGTATTAGCAATGAACTAATTTCTGATATTGGTACTATATCTTTTTCGGAAGGCATATTAATGGTGATAAGGAGTCGCGATTAAACTTCCTTATATTGAGTACTTATCTTTATATTTTGAATATGATAATGAGAGTTCTGAAACTTGTTCATGCGTGAGATGGTGAGGAGGGACATTATGAGATTTTACACGATTAAATTGCCGAAATTCTTAGGCGGCATTGTCCGCGCGATGCTGGGTACGTTTAAAAAGGGCTAAACAAAGTGGTATTTGCAACACGTTTTCAAGAAAGACAACCTTAAAAACCAATGTACACCGATGTAAGAGATTCACATCGGTGTATTTTTTTGTGAATAATTAAAAGTCTATTTCTAAAGGTTAATGGGAAGGCTAGTTTTAAAAGGAAAATGAAAAAGAGCATCCAGATGGATACTCTTTACACATTATACGCGCTCAACTTTACCTGATTTAAGTGCTCTTGCAGAAACCCAAACACGCTTTGGCTTTCCGTCTACAAGAATACGTACCTTTTGAAGGTTAGCACCCCAAGTACGCTTGTTAGCGTTCATAGCATGAGAACGTGCGTTACCTGAACGAGTTCCTTTACCAGTTACAACACATTTACGTGGCATATACATTTCCCTCCTTACTATCAAAGGTGAAGCATTATTTGTTCATCTTTAAAATGCAATGTAAAATTGCTTTCAAGTTTTATTTAATGTGAAAATAGCGGATTGTCCGTTTTTCAAGCATTAAAAGATACTTTAATAATTTATCATACAACCATTCGGAATGCAACAGTTGTAACAAAAGGTTTCAAGAAAATTTCCTTGACATAGGTAAAATCTTAAGGCTCTATTATAAGTGCGGGGAATATGACTTTTAAATTTGAAGTCCATATAGTAAAATGACTGTAGTTAAGGAGCAAATTCCAAAGGGGGAAGCATTTATGTCCATCGAACTGAAAACAAATTTCGGACAAATTGATATCTCAAATGAAGTAATTGCAACAATCGCTGGAGGAGCAGCTGTTGATTGCTACGGTATAGTAGGAATGGCTTCAAAACATCAACTAAAAGATGGCCTTACGGAAATATTAAGAAGAGAGAACTTTACTCGAGGTGTAATTGTTCGTCAGGAAAATGATGAAGTACATATTGATATGTATATAATTGTTAGCTATGGTACAAAAATTTCTGAGATTGCTCATAATGTACAATCAAAAGTGAAATATACCTTAGACAAAACAGTTGGCCTTGCCGTTGACTCAGTTAATATTTACGTTCAAGGTGTTCGCGTCACGAACCCGTAAGTAAAATGCGTTGCTTTAGGAAGCGTAGGCTTCCTCGAGCAGTGCGTTCGTAGTGACGAACATTAGTGAGGAGGAAAGACTTGTGTCAATTAAATCTTTAGATGGAAAACGTTTCGCTGAAATGGTACTACAAGGAGCGAATCACTTGTCCTCTAATGCAAAATATGTGGATGCACTGAACGTGTTTCCCGTTCCAGATGGTGATACTGGAACAAATATGAACTTATCGATGACTTCTGGAGCAAAGGAAGTAAGAAATAATGTTCAAGACCATATTGGAAAGGTTGGTATTGCGCTTTCCAAAGGATTGTTGATGGGTGCAAGAGGAAACTCTGGTGTTATTTTATCCCAGCTTTTCCGAGGCTTTTCTAAAGCAATCGAAACAAAAGCTAGCATCAATGCATTTGAATTTGCCGCTTCTCTTGATGCAGGAGTGATTACTGCTTATAAAGCGGTTATGAAGCCTGTGGAAGGAACCATCTTAACGGTTGCAAAAGACTCTGCGAAAAAAGCAGTTGAAGCAGCGAAAAAATCAGATGATATTGTTACAATTATGGAGGCAGTAGTTGCAGAAGCAAAGGCATCCTTAAAGCGGACACCTGATCTTCTACCGGTTTTAAAGGAAGTAGGAGTAGTTGATAGTGGCGGACAAGGACTTGTGTTTGTTTATGAAGGTTTCCTAGCTGTACTAAAGGGAGAAAAATTACCTGAAGGTCCTACACTAGCATCCTCAATGGATGATCTAGTCAATGCAGAACATCACAAGAGTGTACAAAGCCATATGAACACCGAAGACATCGAGTTTGGGTATTGTACAGAATTTATGGTCAAGTTGGACGACGAGAAACTCCACTCTAAACCATTTAGCGAGCAAACTTTCCGTCAAGATTTAAGTCAGCACGGTGATTCTCTCTTGGTTATATCTGATGATCAGCTGGTAAAAGTACATATTCATGCAGAGTATCCGGGAAATGTGCTAACGTATGCACAAACCTATGGAAGCTTAGTGAATTTAAAAATTGAAAATATGCGTGAGCAACATACAAATTTGTTGTCCGATTCGTATGAGAAAGCAAGTGCTCCTGCAAAGCCGAAGGAAAAGCTAGAGTACGGTATTGTAACCGTTTCTATGGGCTCAGGGATTGCAGAATTGTTTAAGAGTATCGGGGCGCATGCTGTTATTGAAGGTGGACAAACGATGAATCCAAGCACGGAGGATATCGTTAAGGCAATTAAAGAAGTGAACGCAAAGAAAGTGATTATTTTGCCGAATAACAAAAACATCATCATGGCAGCCGAACAAGCAGCTGAAGTAACAGAGGAAGATGCGATTGTTATCCCTTCTAAAACTGTTCCACAAGGAATGTCTGCTCTTCTTGCCTTTAACCCAGGTGCAGACCTAGAAGGCAATAAAGAGGGCATGACGGAAGCTTTACAAAATGTAAAAACAGGTCAAATTACGTATGCCGTCCGTGATACCAGTATTGATGGCCTTGAGATTGAAAAAGATGACTTCATGGGAATTGCCGAGGGGAAAATCGTTGTTAAGGATAAAGACAAAGTTGTCTCTGCAACGAAACTCCTAGATCAGCTTCTTGATGGAGACTCAGAGATTTTGACGATCTTAAAAGGTGAAGATGCTACAGATGCGGATGTAGATGCAATTGTCCAGTTTGTAGAAGCAAATTACGGTGATGTTGAAATCGAAATCCACGATGGAAAACAACCGTTATATGCATTCATTTTCTCGGTTGAATAATTATTATGGAAGCATGGCTCAAAGCTGTGCTTCCTTTCATTTGAAAAAATCCACTTTGTAGATAGTGGAAATAGAAGAAACTACAATGTTTTTTTCATACAATAATGTATAATACAATGTGGGAAACCATTAAGTGTGAATAGGATATTCTCCACAAGGGGGAAAAGTGATGAAGTACAAAAGTGTTTTTGATATTATAGGTCCTGTAATGATTGGTCCTTCCAGCTCACATACAGCAGGGGCAGCACGAATTGGAAGAGTAGCAAGAAGCCTTTTTGGCCGTGAACCAAAGTGGGCGAAAATTTCTCTTTATGGCTCTTTTGCACAAACATATAAAGGACATGGAACAGATGTAGCAATAATCGGTGGACTATTAGACTTTGATACATTTGATGAACGAATTATTGGGTCCATTTCTATCGCTCAAACGAACGGAATGGAAATCACATTTATTGAAGAAGAAGCGATTCCAGAACACCCGAATACAGCTAAAGTACTTATTGGTGACGATCAAGGAGAGTTAGAGCTAGTAGGGATCTCTATTGGCGGTGGCAAAATCGAAATCACTGAGTTGAATGGTTTTGAGCTAAGGTTATCAGGTCATCATCCAGCGATTTTAGTCGTTCATAATGACCGTTTCGGTGCGATTGCTAGTGTTTCAAATATATTAGCTTCACACGAACTAAATATCGGACATATGGAAGTGTCAAGGAAAGAAAAAGGGATGCTTGCGTTAATGACGATTGAAGTGGACCAGAATATTGACGATTCAGTTATTAAAGAATTAGAAGCGCTTGACCATGTGGTAAAGGTTGCCAAAATTGTAGAATAGAAGAGGAATTT containing:
- a CDS encoding thiamine diphosphokinase, with amino-acid sequence MEINILAGGPLELIPSLHSYSGEWIGVDRGVLTLIKEGIFVEKAFGDFDSVEEEELAFIKKHVGELLTFPPEKDETDMEIAISWAIKQAPEKVRIFGATGGRLDHFFANIQLLFKPTALHETVPIEIIDCQNIISLIQAGTHTIERNDEYAYISFIPFHGEVEGLTLVGFKYPLTLRHIPIHSTLCISNELISDIGTISFSEGILMVIRSRD
- the spoVM gene encoding stage V sporulation protein SpoVM, translating into MRFYTIKLPKFLGGIVRAMLGTFKKG
- the rpmB gene encoding 50S ribosomal protein L28, whose product is MPRKCVVTGKGTRSGNARSHAMNANKRTWGANLQKVRILVDGKPKRVWVSARALKSGKVERV
- a CDS encoding Asp23/Gls24 family envelope stress response protein — protein: MSIELKTNFGQIDISNEVIATIAGGAAVDCYGIVGMASKHQLKDGLTEILRRENFTRGVIVRQENDEVHIDMYIIVSYGTKISEIAHNVQSKVKYTLDKTVGLAVDSVNIYVQGVRVTNP
- a CDS encoding DAK2 domain-containing protein, with the translated sequence MSIKSLDGKRFAEMVLQGANHLSSNAKYVDALNVFPVPDGDTGTNMNLSMTSGAKEVRNNVQDHIGKVGIALSKGLLMGARGNSGVILSQLFRGFSKAIETKASINAFEFAASLDAGVITAYKAVMKPVEGTILTVAKDSAKKAVEAAKKSDDIVTIMEAVVAEAKASLKRTPDLLPVLKEVGVVDSGGQGLVFVYEGFLAVLKGEKLPEGPTLASSMDDLVNAEHHKSVQSHMNTEDIEFGYCTEFMVKLDDEKLHSKPFSEQTFRQDLSQHGDSLLVISDDQLVKVHIHAEYPGNVLTYAQTYGSLVNLKIENMREQHTNLLSDSYEKASAPAKPKEKLEYGIVTVSMGSGIAELFKSIGAHAVIEGGQTMNPSTEDIVKAIKEVNAKKVIILPNNKNIIMAAEQAAEVTEEDAIVIPSKTVPQGMSALLAFNPGADLEGNKEGMTEALQNVKTGQITYAVRDTSIDGLEIEKDDFMGIAEGKIVVKDKDKVVSATKLLDQLLDGDSEILTILKGEDATDADVDAIVQFVEANYGDVEIEIHDGKQPLYAFIFSVE
- the sdaAB gene encoding L-serine ammonia-lyase, iron-sulfur-dependent subunit beta translates to MKYKSVFDIIGPVMIGPSSSHTAGAARIGRVARSLFGREPKWAKISLYGSFAQTYKGHGTDVAIIGGLLDFDTFDERIIGSISIAQTNGMEITFIEEEAIPEHPNTAKVLIGDDQGELELVGISIGGGKIEITELNGFELRLSGHHPAILVVHNDRFGAIASVSNILASHELNIGHMEVSRKEKGMLALMTIEVDQNIDDSVIKELEALDHVVKVAKIVE